TGTTAATCCAGGGGAGAGAATTCTGCTTCTTGACAGTGTTCAGGATCCGGGAAATACAGGTACGCTTATCAGGTCTGCTGCTGCATTCGGTTTTGACGGAGTTGTACTTTCAGACAAATGCGCTGACCCGTTTTCATCAAAAGTAGTACAATCCACAGCAGGTTCGATTTTAAGCCTTTGGATAAGAAAAACACGGGATTATCTTTCTCTATGTGTAAAACTTAAAACCGATGGCTTTAAGTTTGCAAGTGCAGACCAGAGAGGCGCTGAGCCTCCGGATGTTTTAAAGGATATATGTCCCTTTGTCCTTGCCTTGGGTAATGAGGCATCGGGGCTCTCCTCCGGTATTAGAAACATAACAGATGTGTTTATCGGAATTTCGATGGATTCTTCAAGAGTGGAGTCTTTAAATGTTGCTGTAAGCGGAGCGATTTGCATGTATTCTGCATATAGAAAATAATATAAGAGGAATGGCATAATAAAGAACTATGTACAGCAGGAGAAGGTTTGATGATTTCAGGCAGAACGGAAAAAGAACAGGATATAATAGAAGCTATTTATAATGAAGGTCAGGGGCATGTGTTTCGTTTTTGGGATGAATTGTCTGATCAGGATAAAACAGAGCTTATAAATCAATTGTCAGGAATTGATTTTAATTTGATTAAAAACCTGCACAGAGATTTTGTCGGCAGTCCTGAAGAGAGCAATAAAAATTACAATCTGGAACCTGCTGAAATAATTTCCATACCGAGAACAGACAAGCAGAAAAAAGCTGAGGAAGAAGCAAGATTAACAGGGGAAAAGGCGCTTGCCGACGGCCGCGCAGCTGCATTTCTTGTTGCAGGAGGCCAGGGTACAAGGCTTGGTTTTAACGGGCCGAAGGGATGTTTCCCC
This bacterium DNA region includes the following protein-coding sequences:
- a CDS encoding RNA methyltransferase is translated as MYSIDFYKKLSLKKVKLETGMFLIEGERAVSQICVSYPDAVAEIACTEIYADKYMEFPQKIVDENQFKKFSSVKTPQGIAAIIRIPQGVYNSKLPVNPGERILLLDSVQDPGNTGTLIRSAAAFGFDGVVLSDKCADPFSSKVVQSTAGSILSLWIRKTRDYLSLCVKLKTDGFKFASADQRGAEPPDVLKDICPFVLALGNEASGLSSGIRNITDVFIGISMDSSRVESLNVAVSGAICMYSAYRK